In Anopheles gambiae chromosome 2, idAnoGambNW_F1_1, whole genome shotgun sequence, a single window of DNA contains:
- the LOC1273072 gene encoding N6-adenosine-methyltransferase MT-A70-like protein isoform X1 has product MSSWEEIQAVKVKRNSLREKLEKRKKERQDLLGNSSPGGPGAVAGLIKIESATNLSEDKGKLLLTSIKSDQTGSADIDAEVEKCLVQVLADKSLILPSNSAQIAELVEKHVQKAVLRDSIAYYLHKLAGQKLINVKEVSIGGTVGYEVISAEHINLQALHDDMAMNHGPAGPGNRDGHKRKADFSKDLPDGGSKVARGTLAGAKDEGRKGNSVDASLSCKASDILSLLSLPSTREKQSKKVGEEILELLSKPTAKERSLVEKFKSQGGAQVMEFCPHGTRIECMRSSEASPESKEPSDSKKAHETDDEFEKDKETAVPAEDVSNKTDAVGPNEIKLEPESSEAASAEPRLEAEDTKTKYQCNKLHFKKIIQNHTDETLGDCSFLNTCFHMDTCKYVHYEVDTYVDQTPNTVPAKFETPDEHVAGPKRPIADASATLYPPQWIQCDLRFLDMTVLGKFAVVMADPPWDIHMELPYGTMSDDEMRQLGVPALQDDGLIFLWVTGRAMELGRECLKLWGYERVDELIWVKTNQLQRIIRTGRTGHWLNHGKEHCLVGMKGNPPNLNRGLDCDVIVAEVRATSHKPDEIYGIIERLSPGTRKIELFGRPHNVQPNWITLGNQLDGIRLVDPELINSFQKRYPDGNCMTPGKIP; this is encoded by the exons ATGTCTTCGTGGGAGGAAATACAAGCGGTCAAAGTGAAGCGCAACAGCTTGCGTGAAAAGTTGGAGAAGCGCAAAAAAGAGAGACAAGATTTGCTGGGAAACAGTAGTCCCGGTGGTCCAGGAGCGGTTGCCGGCTTAATCAAAATCGAATCAGCCACCAACTTGAGCGAGGATAAGGGTAAACTTCTTCTGACTTCAATCAAATCGGATCAAACAGGAAGTGCGG atATTGATGCAGAAGTGGAAAAATGTTTGGTGCAGGTGCTTGCGGACAAAAGCTTAATACTGCCCTCCAACTCGGCCCAGATAGCGGAGCTGGTAGAAAAACACGTACAGAAAGCAGTGCTGCGTGACTCCATTGCCTATTACCTGCACAAGCTGGCCGGACAGAAATTAATCAATGTTAAAGAAGTCAGCATCGGTGGAACTGTGGGCTACGAGGTGATTTCAGCGGAGCACATAAACCTGCAAGCGCTACACGATGACATGGCTATGAACCATGGTCCCGCCGGGCCCGGCAATCGAGACGGACACAAAAGAAAAGCAGATTTTTCCAAAGATCTGCCTGACGGAGGTAGCAAAGTGGCCCGCGGTACCCTGGCGGGAGCAAAGGATGAGGGAAGGAAGGGAAACTCGGTAGATGCTTCGCTTTCCTGTAAAGCGTCCGATATTTTGTCGCTTCTCTCACTCCCATCGACGAGGGAAAAGCAGAGCAAAAAGGTTGGGGAAGAAATTTTGGAACTGCTTTCGAAACCAACAGCCAAAGAACGATCACTGGTAGAAAAGTTCAAATCTCAGGGCGGCGCTCAGGTGATGGAATTCTGCCCGCATGGCACACGCATCGAATGTATGCGCTCTTCGGAAGCGTCTCCCGAGAGCAAAGAGCCAAGCGACAGTAAAAAGGCCCACGAAACGGACGATGAATTCGAAAAGGATAAGGAAACCGCCGTACCAGCGGAAGATGTATCGAACAAAACGGACGCAGTGGGGCCTAATGAGATCAAGCTTGAGCCGGAATCATCGGAAGCTGCGTCTGCCGAACCGCGGCTGGAAGCGGAAGACACTAAAACGAAATATCAATGCAATAAGCTACATTTCAAGAAAATTATCCAAAACCACACGGATGAAACGTTGGGCGACTGTAGCTTCCTGAACACTTGCTTCCATATGGATACGTGCAAGTACGTGCACTACGAGGTGGACACGTATGTGGACCAGACACCGAATACTGTACCAGCCAAGTTTGAGACGCCGGACGAACACGTTGCCGGACCAAAGCGCCCCATTGCTGATGCGAGCGCTACTCTGTATCCTCCGCAATGGATTCAGTGCGATTTGCGCTTCCTGGATATGACGGTGCTGGGGAAGTTTGCGGTAGTAATGGCCGATCCACCGTGGGACATTCACATGGAGCTGCCCTACGGTACTATGTCCGATGATGAAATGCGTCAGCTCGGCGTTCCGGCCCTGCAGGACGATGGCCTAATTTTCCTGTGGGTTACTGGGCGAGCGATGGAGCTGGGTCGTGAATGTTTGAAACTATGGGGCTACGAACGAGTGGACGAACTGATCTGGGTAAAAACGAATCAATTGCAACGCATCATACGAACGGGACGCACCGGCCATTGGCTAAACCATGGGAAGGAACATTGCCTGGTCGGCATGAAGGGCAATCCTCCGAATTTGAATCGTGGACTAGACTGCGATGTGATTGTTGCTGAGGTACGGGCCACCAGCCACAAGCCGGACGAAATTTATGGCATCATCGAGCGGCTAAGTCCAGGCACACGAAAGATTGAGCTATTCGGTCGACCGCATAATGTGCAACCGAACTG gATTACGCTTGGCAACCAGCTGGACGGCATTCGTTTGGTAGATCCTGAGTTGATTAATTCTTTTCAAAAGCGTTACCCGGATGGTAACTGTATGACACCTGGTAAAATTCCTTAA
- the LOC1273073 gene encoding probable cytochrome P450 6d5 has protein sequence MFVYTLALFAVVLYLALRYVYSYWARQGFPHLRPEIPYGNLRALAEKRESFGVAVNELYTRSTERLLGVYLFFRPAILVRDAHLAKRILVADFQHFHDRGVFCDEHRDPMSANLFALPGARWKRLRAKLTPTFTSGQLRQMMPTFLDVSEKLLAELEPLAAEGRVVDMRDISSRYVLDVIATVFFGFETHCLRDPNDPFVEPLRDLNNPNSFVNNIRSAGVFVCPGLLKLTGLSSLPPGMRQFATEVVTHQIEHRERHPQQRRKDFIQLLIDLRREANGQDALTIAQCAANVFLFYVAGADTSTGVISFTLHELTHNGEAMAKARQEIDHVLERHGGVISYESLQELAYLDLCVKETLRKYPGLPILNRVCTEDYPVPGAADVVIRAGTQVIIPLLGISMDEKYFPEPEVYMPQRFDEQAPNYDPDAYYPFGLGPRNCIGLRQGIMLSKIGLVLMLSRFDFEATVPRKVRFEPANVTLTPDGGLPMKITVRGDRAKVQ, from the exons ATGTTCGTGTACACGCTAGCTCTGTTTGCGGTGGTGCTCTACCTTGCCCTTCGCTATGTCTACTCGTACTGGGCCCGGCAAGGGTTCCCGCATCTGCGCCCAGAAATACCGTACGGCAATCTGCGTGCGCTGGCCGAAAAACGTGAATCGTTCGGTGTGGCCGTAAACGAGCTGTACACGCGCAGCACGGAACGGTTGCTTGGTGTGTATCTGTTCTTCCGACCAGCCATCCTCGTGCGCGATGCCCATCTGGCCAAGCGTATCCTGGTGGCCGATTTCCAGCACTTTCACGACCGTGGTGTGTTCTGTGACGAACATCGCGACCCAATGTCGGCCAATCTGTTCGCACTGCCCGGAGCACGCTGGAAGCGGCTGCGGGCGAAGCTCACGCCGACCTTCACGTCCGGCCAGCTGCGCCAGATGATGCCCACGTTTCTGGACGTGAGCGAGAAGTTGCTGGCCGAGCTGGAACCGTTGGCGGCGGAGGGCCGCGTGGTCGATATGCGGGACATTTCGTCGCGCTACGTGCTGGACGTGATCGCGACCGTGTTCTTCGGCTTCGAGACGCACTGTTTGCGCGATCCGAACGATCCGTTCGTGGAGCCGCTGCGCGATCTGAACAATCCAAACAGCTTCGTGAACAACATTCGGTCggcgggtgtgtttgtgtgcccgGGACTGCTGAAGCTGACCGGGCTGAGCTCGTTGCCGCCGGGGATGCGCCAGTTTGCGACGGAGGTTGTGACGCACCAGATCGAACACCGCGAACGGCATCCGCAGCAACGGCGAAAGGACTTCATTCAGCTGCTGATCGATTTGAGGCGTGAAGCGAACGGACAGGATGCGCTTACGATCGCCCAGTGTGcagcaaatgtgtttttgttctatgTGGCCGGTGCTGATACGTCCACCGGTGTGATTTCGTTCACGCTGCACGAACTGACGCACAATGGGGAAGCGATGGCTAAGGCACGGCAGGAGATCGATCACGTGCTGGAGCGGCACGGTGGTGTCATCAGCTACGAGAGCCTGCAGGAGCTGGCGTACCTGGATCTGTGCGTGAAGGAAACGCTGCGCAAATATCCGGGGCTACCAATTTTAAACCGTGTCTGCACCGAGGACTACCCTGTCCCGGGTGCCGCTGACGTGGTGATACGGGCAGGAACGCAGGTGATCATTCCACTGCTGGGGATTAGCATGGATGAGAAGTATTTCCCCGAGCCCGAGGTGTACATGCCGCAGCGGTTTGACGAGCAGGCACCGAACTACGACCCGGACGCGTACTACCCGTTTGGATTGGGACCGCGCAACTGCATCG GACTGCGACAAGGTATAATGCTGTCCAAAATTGGgctggtgctgatgctgtCTCGTTTCGACTTTGAGGCCACCGTACCGAGAAAGGTGCGGTTCGAGCCGGCAAATGTGACGCTAACCCCGGACGGGGGACTGCCAATGAAGATTACTGTTCGTGGTGATCGCGCTAAAGTACAATAA
- the LOC1273074 gene encoding small ribosomal subunit protein mS23, which translates to MANSRLEKIGTIITRTQGLLKSGAMKFDERPLWYDVVTAFPPHEEPRYDRPAPRVPVRQIFYQEDTVRAKFHKSGKATFAVNLLDHNNRTPTQQFIELYQSLSTQGALDEEQVFATAIDLHEDKMRQQRLDRRPADGAPQEQTKQTPVPEESGKTVKLQDIFKD; encoded by the exons ATGGCAAACAGCAGGCTCGAAAAAATAGGAACAATTATTACAAG AACTCAGGGCCTTCTAAAGTCCGGTGCTATGAAATTCGATGAGCGACCTCTTTGGTACGATGTTGTGACCGCCTTTCCACCCCACGAGGAGCCTCGCTACGACCGGCCTGCTCCGAGGGTACCGGTTCGACAAATATTTTACCAGGAGGATACAGTGAGAGC GAAATTTCACAAATCCGGCAAGGCAACGTTTGCAGTGAACTTGCTGGACCACAACAATCGAACACCGACCCAGCAATTCATTGAGCTGTACCAAAGCTTGTCCACCCAAGGGGCATTAGATGAGGAGCAAGTGTTTGCCACGGCTATCGATCTGCACGAAGATAAAATGCGCCAGCAGCGACTGGACCGGCGGCCAGCCGACGGTGCCCCTcaagagcaaacaaaacaaacgcccGTGCCTGAAGAGAGTGGCAAAACCGTGAAATTGCAAGACATATTCAAAGATTAA
- the LOC1273072 gene encoding N6-adenosine-methyltransferase MT-A70-like protein isoform X2 codes for MSSWEEIQAVKVKRNSLREKLEKRKKERQDLLGNSSPGGPGAVAGLIKIESATNLSEDKDIDAEVEKCLVQVLADKSLILPSNSAQIAELVEKHVQKAVLRDSIAYYLHKLAGQKLINVKEVSIGGTVGYEVISAEHINLQALHDDMAMNHGPAGPGNRDGHKRKADFSKDLPDGGSKVARGTLAGAKDEGRKGNSVDASLSCKASDILSLLSLPSTREKQSKKVGEEILELLSKPTAKERSLVEKFKSQGGAQVMEFCPHGTRIECMRSSEASPESKEPSDSKKAHETDDEFEKDKETAVPAEDVSNKTDAVGPNEIKLEPESSEAASAEPRLEAEDTKTKYQCNKLHFKKIIQNHTDETLGDCSFLNTCFHMDTCKYVHYEVDTYVDQTPNTVPAKFETPDEHVAGPKRPIADASATLYPPQWIQCDLRFLDMTVLGKFAVVMADPPWDIHMELPYGTMSDDEMRQLGVPALQDDGLIFLWVTGRAMELGRECLKLWGYERVDELIWVKTNQLQRIIRTGRTGHWLNHGKEHCLVGMKGNPPNLNRGLDCDVIVAEVRATSHKPDEIYGIIERLSPGTRKIELFGRPHNVQPNWITLGNQLDGIRLVDPELINSFQKRYPDGNCMTPGKIP; via the exons ATGTCTTCGTGGGAGGAAATACAAGCGGTCAAAGTGAAGCGCAACAGCTTGCGTGAAAAGTTGGAGAAGCGCAAAAAAGAGAGACAAGATTTGCTGGGAAACAGTAGTCCCGGTGGTCCAGGAGCGGTTGCCGGCTTAATCAAAATCGAATCAGCCACCAACTTGAGCGAGGATAAGG atATTGATGCAGAAGTGGAAAAATGTTTGGTGCAGGTGCTTGCGGACAAAAGCTTAATACTGCCCTCCAACTCGGCCCAGATAGCGGAGCTGGTAGAAAAACACGTACAGAAAGCAGTGCTGCGTGACTCCATTGCCTATTACCTGCACAAGCTGGCCGGACAGAAATTAATCAATGTTAAAGAAGTCAGCATCGGTGGAACTGTGGGCTACGAGGTGATTTCAGCGGAGCACATAAACCTGCAAGCGCTACACGATGACATGGCTATGAACCATGGTCCCGCCGGGCCCGGCAATCGAGACGGACACAAAAGAAAAGCAGATTTTTCCAAAGATCTGCCTGACGGAGGTAGCAAAGTGGCCCGCGGTACCCTGGCGGGAGCAAAGGATGAGGGAAGGAAGGGAAACTCGGTAGATGCTTCGCTTTCCTGTAAAGCGTCCGATATTTTGTCGCTTCTCTCACTCCCATCGACGAGGGAAAAGCAGAGCAAAAAGGTTGGGGAAGAAATTTTGGAACTGCTTTCGAAACCAACAGCCAAAGAACGATCACTGGTAGAAAAGTTCAAATCTCAGGGCGGCGCTCAGGTGATGGAATTCTGCCCGCATGGCACACGCATCGAATGTATGCGCTCTTCGGAAGCGTCTCCCGAGAGCAAAGAGCCAAGCGACAGTAAAAAGGCCCACGAAACGGACGATGAATTCGAAAAGGATAAGGAAACCGCCGTACCAGCGGAAGATGTATCGAACAAAACGGACGCAGTGGGGCCTAATGAGATCAAGCTTGAGCCGGAATCATCGGAAGCTGCGTCTGCCGAACCGCGGCTGGAAGCGGAAGACACTAAAACGAAATATCAATGCAATAAGCTACATTTCAAGAAAATTATCCAAAACCACACGGATGAAACGTTGGGCGACTGTAGCTTCCTGAACACTTGCTTCCATATGGATACGTGCAAGTACGTGCACTACGAGGTGGACACGTATGTGGACCAGACACCGAATACTGTACCAGCCAAGTTTGAGACGCCGGACGAACACGTTGCCGGACCAAAGCGCCCCATTGCTGATGCGAGCGCTACTCTGTATCCTCCGCAATGGATTCAGTGCGATTTGCGCTTCCTGGATATGACGGTGCTGGGGAAGTTTGCGGTAGTAATGGCCGATCCACCGTGGGACATTCACATGGAGCTGCCCTACGGTACTATGTCCGATGATGAAATGCGTCAGCTCGGCGTTCCGGCCCTGCAGGACGATGGCCTAATTTTCCTGTGGGTTACTGGGCGAGCGATGGAGCTGGGTCGTGAATGTTTGAAACTATGGGGCTACGAACGAGTGGACGAACTGATCTGGGTAAAAACGAATCAATTGCAACGCATCATACGAACGGGACGCACCGGCCATTGGCTAAACCATGGGAAGGAACATTGCCTGGTCGGCATGAAGGGCAATCCTCCGAATTTGAATCGTGGACTAGACTGCGATGTGATTGTTGCTGAGGTACGGGCCACCAGCCACAAGCCGGACGAAATTTATGGCATCATCGAGCGGCTAAGTCCAGGCACACGAAAGATTGAGCTATTCGGTCGACCGCATAATGTGCAACCGAACTG gATTACGCTTGGCAACCAGCTGGACGGCATTCGTTTGGTAGATCCTGAGTTGATTAATTCTTTTCAAAAGCGTTACCCGGATGGTAACTGTATGACACCTGGTAAAATTCCTTAA